Proteins co-encoded in one Bacteroidota bacterium genomic window:
- a CDS encoding cupin domain-containing protein: MITTKENCKKRTFKGVDFELLSSGKKSMITKMNYKNGDSIPFHKHPNEQAGYIISGKIRIQFKNNDQILTSGDSYVIDENIEHSVEVIESGEVIDVFTPPREDYK; encoded by the coding sequence ATGATTACTACAAAAGAAAACTGTAAAAAGAGAACCTTCAAAGGAGTTGATTTTGAACTTCTATCGAGTGGAAAAAAATCAATGATTACCAAAATGAATTATAAAAATGGTGATAGTATTCCATTTCACAAACATCCAAACGAACAAGCAGGTTATATAATATCAGGAAAGATAAGAATTCAATTTAAGAACAATGACCAAATTCTAACATCTGGAGATTCATACGTAATTGATGAAAACATAGAACATAGTGTTGAAGTGATTGAATCAGGAGAAGTTATTGATGTTTTTACTCCACCAAGAGAAGATTACAAATAA